In Phycisphaerae bacterium, the DNA window AAAATCTGATCGCCATCGTTGATCAGCTTGATCGCCAGCGAGCCGATCACCCGCTTGGCCTCCACGTTCCGCACCGACTTGGACCCGAACGAGTAATCCACGTTCCGGGGCAGCGTCGCCCCCCCGTAGACCAACTCGATGCGGTTGGTGTCGGCCAGCGACCGCAGGTCACGCCGTACCGTGGCCTCCGAAACGGCCAGCTCGCCGGCCATGTCCTTGACCGTAACATGCCCTCGCTCATAGACTTTCGAGAGAATGCGGTCCCAGCGCTGTTGGGTCGTCAGGCTCATGATGGTCCTGGAATGATTGAACTCTGTCATATATCAGACAACAATTGAGCACAAAATGCAATAACCAAGTCAACATTTTTGCTTGACTGTAAGGCTTTTCTTTCATATTCTCGGATTCGGTCACGCAACGTCGCGGACCCTCTGGAGGATTGGTAGCCCCATGCACACCATCACCATGCCCCAGGCCGGCCCGGCGGTCAAAGACGGCACCGTCGTCCGCTGGCTGAAAAAACCCGGCGACCCCGTCAGCCCGGGGGATCTCCTCGCTATCATAGATACTGAAAATATGCGAGTTGAGCTTGAGTCAGCCAAGGCTGGCGTCCTGGCTGAAATCCTCTGCTCCCAGGGTAAGACGGTCAAGGTCGGCGACGCCCTCGCCACGATAAGCTCTTCTGATGAAAAAGCAGCAGCAAAGAACGCCAAGCAGGAAAAACCTGCCGCCCAGCCAAAGGAGGCACACGCCGTGTCCAACGCCACTCCCGCCGGAAACGTCACCCCCGTCCTGATGCCCAAGGCCGGACAGACTATGGAAGAAGGCACCATCGTCAGTTGGAAGGTCCAGCCGGGCACGCAGATCAACAAGGGCGACATCATCTTCGAAGTCGAAACGGACAAGTCCGTCATTGAGGTCGAAGCCGTCGACGCCGGCCGACTCTCCAAGATCGTCATCGGCGAGGGCGATACCGCCGCCGTCCTGACCCCGGTAGCCTACCTGGCTGACAACGATGCCGACGTGGACGCCTTCATCGCCTCCCAAGGCGGCGAAGCCCCGGCTGCCGAAGCACAGCCGAGTGCCCCGGCCGAAGCACCGGCCATCCAAACCCCGGCCCCAGCGGCCGCTCCGGTTGCCGCGTCGGCCCCGACCACCGCTGAAGGACGGATCAAGGCCTCGCCCGCGGCCCGGCGCGTCGCCCGGGAAAAGGGCGTCGATCTGGCCACCGTCGGACAGGGACGCGGACCCGGCGGACGGATTCTCTCGCAGGACGTCCTGTCGGCCCCAGCCGCGACGGCCCCGGCCGCCCGCCCGGCTCCGGCCCCGCAGCCGGTGGTCGAAGGCGAAGTCGTCCGCCGCCCCATGAGTGCGATGCGCAAGGCCATCGCCCGGAACCTGCTGGCCTCGAAACAGAACATCCCGCACTTCTACATGCGGGCGACCATCGACGCCGACCCGCTGATGAGCTTCTACCAGGGCGAAAAGGCCAAGTACCGCTGTTCGCTCAACGACGTGGTGGTCATGGCTTGCGCCAAGGCGATCCAGGAGTTCCCCGCGTTCCGAAGCCGCCTGGACGGCGACGCATTGATGGAG includes these proteins:
- a CDS encoding biotin/lipoyl-binding protein, whose protein sequence is MHTITMPQAGPAVKDGTVVRWLKKPGDPVSPGDLLAIIDTENMRVELESAKAGVLAEILCSQGKTVKVGDALATISSSDEKAAAKNAKQEKPAAQPKEAHAVSNATPAGNVTPVLMPKAGQTMEEGTIVSWKVQPGTQINKGDIIFEVETDKSVIEVEAVDAGRLSKIVIGEGDTAAVLTPVAYLADNDADVDAFIASQGGEAPAAEAQPSAPAEAPAIQTPAPAAAPVAASAPTTAEGRIKASPAARRVAREKGVDLATVGQGRGPGGRILSQDVLSAPAATAPAARPAPAPQPVVEGEVVRRPMSAMRKAIARNLLASKQNIPHFYMRATIDADPLMSFYQGEKAKYRCSLNDVVVMACAKAIQEFPAFRSRLDGDALMEFPTANIGIAVGLDNGLVVPVVVAADQMKLKDLALETRRLAEQARGGKIENMGKGVFTISNLGMFGVEEFSAIINPPEAAILAVAAVREEVIVSGGTLRPGRVMTMTLSCDHRVIDGLLAAKFMARLKEILEWPAQLA